In Dermacentor andersoni chromosome 11, qqDerAnde1_hic_scaffold, whole genome shotgun sequence, the sequence TTGACGGCCTCAAGGACGTTTTCTGTCCATAACTCGCACCCTTACGTTTTTTACCTATCTAGAGGTGTTAGTTATAGACCGGTTTGCACCTTTCAGCACCCTTGACGGTGTAAATCTGTTTGCTAGGGTACGCGACACGTCCTTCCCTTTGGCCACATCTTCTGTGAAGCGAGTTTTACCGCTCTCAATGCTTCACTCTCTGTCGGCTTTACGTGgttgtaaaaacaaataaaaaaatcgaGCCCATCGGCTTGCCCCACATTGCCCAGTCTGCTGTAGGCGATATTCACTAGGAAGTTACGCTTTAGAGAAATTTACTAAGCAGCGCATTTAATTTCTTAAACCGCGGACCAAATGAAGACATCAAAACTTGAGACGATGGCACGACGTCTGCTCAAAAGAGATGAAACAGGAGTAGGGCAGGGAGGTTACCGGTCGCAGgcccggttcgctaccctgtACTTGAGGATGGGGGATACAGGAGTggagagcgtgcgtgcgtgcgtgcttgcttgcgtgtgtgtgtgtgtgtgtgtgtgtgtgtgtgtgtgtgtgtgtgtgtgtgtgtgtgtgtgtgtgtgtgtgtgtgcgtgtgcgtgtgcgtgtgcgtgtgcgcgtgcgcgtgtgtgtgtgtgtgtgtgcgatagagagagagagagagagagagtacaacGAGGTACGGAGGTACGCACTCGTCCACAGAAATGCGAGGCGCGTTCTCCGGAGTGCGTTAGCCACATTGGCGATAACACTTGGTGCCAAATAAGTCCTGTGGTATCACGTGTATGAACCACGATCGGGTTAGACACGCCGTGGCGAAGGTGTCCGTATTAATTTAGCCCGAACtagggtgctttaacgtgcaccttaatatATGCATgtacacaagcgttcttgcattttacccccatcccCAGaggaatgcgaccgccgcggccaggatcgaacccgctaCTCTCGGTCAGCAGCGAAACGCCTTAGTCACTAAGCTACCGTTGCGGGTACGTAGTGTACGAAACCGGCTGAATGCGAGCATGCGGGCTAGATTTACGAGGTGTCATTTCTATTCGGACCGTTTCAAAATGCAAACGCTTATATTTATCACTAGATAATTGCTTGTTTCAGCGGGCCGCTGTCACGAGCATCGCACCAAATGGCATTACACTGGCACGCGTGGAAGCAGCGCCGAAACTATCGTCGTTAGGAGTCATTAACCATTTAACCAGGTAAAACCCGAACACCATTCCAGGTCAAGGGAATGTTAAAAGAACTAGCTCAGCCTTATTTCAGACCTTGGAAAGGACattcgcgcgcgcgcacacacacacaaccgcacgcgcacacacacacaaccgcacgcgcgcgcacacacacacacacacacacacacacacacacacacacacacacacacacacacacacacacacacacacacacaccgaatcAGTTGGGATTGACAAAGTATTCTGGAAGGTTTCTCGGCAATATGACGTTACGTCGTGGAACAGAAACAGAACAGAACTTTGACGAATCAAAGCGTATATATCAAAAGCGACGCGTTTTGGCTTCGTGGACATAAGCCCTCGATGTCCAAAATAATTTTCCACGCGCACGCGGCGCACCACTCAATGTCTTCCCTAATTGGTAACCGCAAGACACTCACCGATCGAGACTGAACGAGCGGCGGCTTCGCGAGGGCGGACGTCAAGGCGGTCTCAAGCCCGCGTTGCGCGTCAGGACGTGCGCGCTCCAACTACGACCGCAGCCACGAGCGGGAAGTTACCGGCGCCGGAGGACTGTTGGCCCACAGTGACGGAACACTCGAACACGTGCTCGGTGTTGGCCGCGCCCGCCCAAGCTCGCTCGGCAAACACGTGACACTTTCGCTGCCGGAATGACGCGGCTCGTCATCGTAGCTCTGGtgccgatttttcttttcttttttacgaggGCCCGGTAGAACCGTTCGCACCGCCAGCGATGCCATGCCTGATAAAGCCCCCCAGAGGGGCTTTAATGCCTGTTTCGATAAAAACGAAACTTCGTCGGCCGCAGGGCTTgccgccagtggcgtagctaggtcgtctccACCCGGGGCACTTAGctcttctgtcccccccccccccccccccggggtgtagtcgaggaaggcgaggatatggacaattttcgggtgtcttcagacatAGCATAAGACGGAGCATAACGCTGTTCCGTGAGAGAAGCCGCTACACGAGTAACACTGTCGAAGCAGCCGCAGTGGTCAGTGGGTATACGGTTACATGATCCCGACGCGAGCGGGTCGAGTCGGAAATCGGGCCGACTCGAACCCGACGCGACCGCGTTTGCGTGAAATCGCTTCTGACGGGCCATCTGCAACGGCAATATTTCGCGCCTGTTATCGTTAGAACAAGGTTGCTCTCCGCAGTTCTTTGCCGTGTCCTGAGGCTATTCCCGCTGCCGGCGCATAAAACGCTGACGCCTTAGTAGCCCGAGTGACAGCGCTGGCCGACCCAACCCGTCCGCGTTCACATGCACTCTGCAAGCGGGTTGGACCGGCTCCACCTATCTCAAGCAATCGGGCTGACCGACAAGCGTTTACATTAACTCAATAGGCGACTTCCAAGCCGACTCAGTCCGCTTCTGTCGAGTTTCATATAAACGCTCCGAGTGATGCTTATCTTTTGTGCGTTCGCTATCATTTTCTTTAGTCAAGGAAATTTTTTGTTTCAATCTGGTAGCCAGGGAGAGCTGATTGATTTTTGTCATTGTAAGTACATACATGCTGTTGTACGACATGCGACTGTATGTCATATATGTACACTCGCATTCTGCATGAGCTGCAACGCCGCGCCCGTGGTCGAAGGGTCCCCAAGACTGCACGGAGGCGCtgagacacgaaaaaaaaaattgagaactaAACACCGTTACAATTACTGGCATTAATTAAACCAATGTTTCGTATGTCGGCGCAGCCGTGCAGTCAGCAAGCCACGTCGACCGCGGGCACTTTGCAGCAGCTCATACTGAACACGACTGTACCTCATATGATTGGTTTTGCTTCTCCCACGGTTCTGTTCTTGTTCTTGCGTGTGTTAAAAAGTTGGCGCTTGTGCTTCTCGTTCGGCGTCGTCGTCTGTCACATTCTGCGCCAAATGTCAGTGTCCCACTTCTCTCTCACTTCGTTTCCTTCGTTTGCAGACGCCGTGAAATCGGTGAACCCGTTCCTACTGGTCGCTCTGGTGGTCACCGCGCTGCTGGTCCTGCTCCTGGGCTTCGCGTACGTGACGCGCAAGAGCGACACCGAGGACCCGGACTCCCCCGCTGGCAGACAGCAGCAGCGAGACGCCAGCGCCGCGTCGCGCCAGAACGGCGCGTTCGAGCAAGACACCGAAGGCACAGACGCGTGCCCCGCGCAGCCTCCGTCGTACGATGACGTCGTCAAGGTCCCGTGGACCATATGGGCCGCGACGCAGCAGGGCGTCTTCACGCAGGGCTCGGGCGCCACGCCGCCGCCTTCGTACGAAGACGCGCGAAGAACCTTCCCGTTCCCCGAGTGCGCGCAGTGATGACGTCACGACGTGGTCGGATCTGACTCAACGGAAGTCGTCAGCTCTCGTCTGCGACGACACCGGTACGACGTCTCAATTCGAGTAGGAAACGCTGCAATGGCGTCATTCACAACGCCGGGCGGATGTGCCCTCTCACTCTCTCTGCCAAGACGCTCGTAAGATGTTCCCGCTCTCATAGGGTACTGCACTCTGACGTCAGGGCACTGACGGATGTGACGCAACGGAAATGGCTCCACACCCTATCCCTCTGCAAGAACGACAGGATGACGTTTCTGCTTGTAGTAGTGTGCATCCAGTTTCGACGTCATGGTACGGAAGGATGCGGCGTTGCAAAACTTTTTCGTTCTCAAAGCGACGGCGCTAGGAGGTTGTGTTCGTTTAAGGAGTTGGCCACGACACGTGCTGAAGTGTCTTAACGAAAACGCCGAGTAGATTCTGCAGTTATCGTTTACGTAACAACAGGCGGCGACGTGCCAAAATTACCTCCTCGTGCCAAAAAAAAGTCACCCTGCTTGCCAGATCATGGAAACGTCCGCGCTCGACAGCTAGGTTAAGGTGGACGAGTCTGCGCGATGTTGCTACTCGAGTGTGTACCTGCTTTTAGAGTCTCTTGAAGAGAACCAGCGTGCTTAGGAAATGCTCTTTAGGACAAATGTGTGATAGGAAAGAGCGTGTGTTGTTCGTCGTGTTTCAGCACCTGGACGAGCGCGAGATGCGACACCTCCGACCAGGAAGACAAACTCTCACTAAAGCTGGGACATCTAAACGAGCATGTTCAGTACTGATGATTCGAACGCCAGAGCACGTGGGATCCAACACgtgaccgtgagaagaccgcgcGCACCTGCAAGGCCCGAGTTGCCGAGGACCGCCGATACAGCTTTGTCAGTCAGACCATAaatatgtacttttttttcttccccgcaGCTGTATAATGAAGTACAAGAGTCTCACTCATGCAAGCCGTGTCAGTCGCCTCGGCAAGCAACCACTTGTCGAATCAGCGCCGTAGTGCCTGCCACGGAAATGTTTGAAAGGCTTCACGCGCAAGAAAGTGCACGATGCCTTGCGGTGAAATCAGCTTTGACGAACGTGCAGTGCATCGCGCGGGGCACGAAACGAAGGCAACAGCGGACAACTGTTGTCGAGTAACGTGAGATGCGATCGCCGTCGTTGTTTTGGAACGTTATTCAGTGCACATAACAAGTGACCACCTAGTCTCACAAACCATGCGTACGACCAACGAGCGGCACCTCAGGTTGCTCGTCGATCGTCCGATGGAAGCTCGTCTTTCTATCCCACAAGGACCATGgctgatgtgttttttttttttaatatgtggaCGCCTAGTCGACTCTTCGTTGTCTCAGATTGGTGCGCGGCCGATCCAACGGTTACTAGGCAGTGCCAATAATTTATAGGACACTGTGACAAGCAAATCATGTGACTCCTGTCCCTTTCTGTAAAGAAGCATCACAAGGGCCCCCAGTGCAGAGATACTGCTTCCTAAAGTGTGCTacatcagagaaaaaaaaaagtgtgtaaaTCTGCCATAGATCATCTCATCAAATCGTGCCAAGGACTCTGCGAAAGCATTCATCTGGTTCCGCATCAGTTGTTCAAACAGGTCAATAAACTCACGAAGAAAGCTGCCTTTACAGAAGCCTGTCAAATCTTGTTTAAGGATCCACCCATCACACTAACACCCCGGCTAGCATGCCAGGTAGCCAGCCAGGCAAGCACCTCCAGCTCGTCATTGTAGTCAGCACGTCTCTCACTTTATATGTGTACGGCCGCGTTCATTAACAAAGCATCATTAGGTAGACATTTAAGGTTGcttctaggggtgtgcgaatattggaAACTTACGATTAACAAATCGAATATTGTCCTATAGCTATTCGGTTCGAGCTTCGAATCGCATGGTCACTATTCGTAAAGAATGGATATTCTTTAGAATAGCTTTAGAACATTTCAAATCGTGAATTTGTGCACGATGACAAATAAAATTGGACGAAATCGCGATATATTTCATCTATAGGAAGCCATATTTGACATAAAACACGCAAAACCACGTAGTGTGATAGTGTGAAGCACGCTAAGTCATTCAAAGAGCCATACTTTCGCTATAAACTGCATACATTCGCATTTTTTTAAATAGTCCCGAGTGCGTAAACAAATTATTTGCACCTAATGCTCCGTTTGCGATTTCAATAAACAACGCTTGATATGTATGCAATGCAATGGCACACACTTACTAACATTCTGGGTAATATGGTGTGAACATCGTTGTATGTATTAATAATGAAAACGGCTGTTCTTTATTTGCGAACTATTCGAAAAGTACTCGATCCGATTCACTTccggcactattcgattcgcgTTTGATTCGGCCCTAAAAATGCTATTCGCACACTTCTAGTCGCTTCTGTTCAACAAGTCCTGGTAGATGTTAATGAGAACTTCAAGATACACAAAGTAATAGATTCTTGAGGAACGAACAATTTTCGCTAAGTACAAATCTAACTTAACAAGGCTggctgatgggctagttggttcaccgTATATAGCAAAATTAAAAGAGCGCAAAAAAGGACACCGACAATACCGAACAACCTAAGCACTTGTGTTCAGTcttgtccgtgtcttttttttttttcgctcttaaTTTTACTATATACAAAAACAAAGGCTTGGAAAACTGAACAGATACGTTACGCACTGATGCAGTAAATGCGATACACTCACCTCGGGAAGTGAATGGTATCATTGCGTTTATTACTTGGCATCCTAATTTTTGGCGGTAACCACTGGTCACGCTAAGAGCGACTACCTGCCCCGCTGAAATAACGCTGAGTTTTGTAGTCATATCTGCATCGCACCGGGGCAATGGCAAATTCGTGCAATCCTGCATAATGGCTCGTAAAGTAAAAAGGATATAACACCAGTGCCAAGTAGTTTATcagaggaaaaagagaaaaagaaatacaactaaaagcttttttttttttttgctcgtatCAGCGAAAATAGCATGTAACTCCCTAAAAAACTTGGTAGCCGAATAGATTATAAGGAGCGAATTCGACTTGCCAGATTCTAGAGCGAAATGCCGTACTATATACGGTCACTGTACAAGGTTTGGTCACTCGTGTGTAAGCCGCATCACTGAGCCTTACGATGGTTGTGTGTATGTGAGCTGTTCTAGCTTAGACTTCTGCAAATGAATTGAATCGGTGCATCTTTTATGCTGCCGCAATGAGCCCAATTATTTTTCTCCAGCATTAAGGCAGCCAGAATATGGCTGCAACAGTCAATCAGTCTCACCGACAGCCAAGTCATTTGTGATGCTCCAGACACGAAGCGatgcgcatacacacacacaaaaaaaaaaacatatgctaCATAAACTATCGTGGCGCAATTATTCAAAACGAGAATTGAACGTAAAGAAAGCGATGGTTAAATTCCTAGCTGCGGAGGCAGCATTACGACGGAAAGAGTTCGGAACCACTCTTGTACTAAGCATCGGGCACGTGGTAAATGAACTTACGttaaacacaaataaataaataaataaaataaataaataaattttaattgCGAAGGGTAAGGAATGGACACGAAATATTAGAACACCCAAAATTAAGTACGCAGTTCAGAGCCGCAGTGTGCAGGCAGAATGAAGAATGCAGTCCTTCACGATGAAGGGCTGTACACATTTATTTAACCATAATATGCGATATAGCAAACcgtgtagtaaaaaaaaagaagagtaattAACATCTTTTGAAATCCAGCACGTAGTTTACGAGGACTGTCACGGGATATCCTGGCGATCGTGGTACTATCTCAGCGTTTAGCACAGACACATGCAGTCAACAAGGGCGAACaattaaagaggccctgaaacacttttgtAACTAATCATGCTATGGCCACACTATCGAAGGACGTCGTTTTAAGAATCTCATgccgcaaaaaaaatttttttgcgtATCCTTCAACCGTAAGTGGAGTTATAGCACTGATGTACCCGGCTTTCTATCTCTTTCCGTCTTCGCTATACTGCAAGCTACACAGCGAAGAAGCCAAGAGGTAAGTAAGTAAATggggtttagtggcgcaaaagtGACCAAGGCAGGGTGTATACTGCGCCAAACACAAGGTGTCATAAGATCAAATTTAAGAACAGCAAAAGCTCTGCTTATCTTTAGCTTGTGTAAATTGCcggtgtcgtctagaaatttaacCAGCTCAGGTAATGGCACTAGTGCATCATCtcctaaaacaatttttttttaatgaagggtTTTACCCaccaaaaccacaatccgattatgaggcacgccgtagtgaagagGTCTGAAAATTTGGACcgcgtggggttctttaacgtccacctgaatctaagtacactagtgttttcgcatttcacccccatcgaaatgcggccgccgtggccgggatttgatcccgcaacctcgtgcttagcagcccagcaccatagccactaagcaaccacggcgggttcctaaAGCTAAGGCAGGGTGTAAAAGTATGTGTAATTCATTAGATTGTACAACAGTTTTCGCCTGCGTCTTTCAACATGCGTAGATGTCAGTAACGTGTGAGTCACTGTTAGCGGTTCTTGGCACTTCTCGCATGCTGGCGGGTCTTCTGTTGTGAGAAAAAAGTGTGtataaggtgtgtgtgtgtgtgagccccaATCCGTAGTCGGCATAAAAATACTTCAATAAACCAAGAAGGTAAAGACACGGAAAAAAGTTGAGTGTCGTGGCAGCGAAAGGGCTCGTAGCGGCACCTCGCAACTACGCGCTGTCACCTGTAGGAGGACCCCCGCGAAGCCGACGCAGCTACGCGCAACACAACGCGGAAACGacttttaaaatttatttctgaGATCGCAGACATATACGTTTCCTTTATTTGAATTCGaaattagcaattatgtattactgagatTGCTCTCGCGATCACGAAATCGAC encodes:
- the LOC126517802 gene encoding uncharacterized protein yields the protein MSAPSISTSSPIASSLLPLLLWSVHGTTCMTVGEPSPTGSERGEHVRHGSQEPQLVIQLLEYVTSSYEIEQPPPFVVTNTTKMTLSHAVKSVNPFLLVALVVTALLVLLLGFAYVTRKSDTEDPDSPAGRQQQRDASAASRQNGAFEQDTEGTDACPAQPPSYDDVVKVPWTIWAATQQGVFTQGSGATPPPSYEDARRTFPFPECAQ